A DNA window from Microcystis aeruginosa NIES-843 contains the following coding sequences:
- a CDS encoding glycoside hydrolase family 57 protein yields MAFGYVALVLHAHLPFVRHPESDYVLEEEWLYEAITETYIPLLQVFEGLKRDGIDFKMTMSMTPPLVSMLRDPLLQERYEEHLGKLEELIAKEIDHNQHNGHIRYLAEYYAESFQSIRQTWEKYDRDLVKAFKQFLDSNNLEIITCGATHGYMPLMKMYPQAVWAQIEVACQHYEENFGRRPKGIWLPECAYYEGVERMLADAGIRYFLVDGHGILYGRPRPRYGSYAPIFTETGVAAFGRDHESSQQVWSSQVGYPGDIVYREFYKDLGWEAEYEYIKPYIMPNGQRKNIGIKYHKITSRDGGLSEKGLYDPYWAKEKAAEHAGNFMYNRERQVESLAGIMGRPPLVVSPYDAELFGHWWYEGPWFIDFLFRKSWYDQNIYQMTHLADYLRSNPTQQVCRPSQSSWGYKGFHEYWLNETNAWIYPHLHKGTERMIELSHHEAEDELQERALNQAARELLLAQSSDWAFIMRTGTMVPYAVRRTRSHLLRLNKIYEDVKSEKIDAGWLEKVEEIDNIFPNIDYRVYRPL; encoded by the coding sequence ATGGCTTTTGGCTATGTTGCCCTAGTTCTCCACGCGCATCTCCCTTTCGTCCGCCATCCCGAAAGCGATTACGTCCTCGAAGAAGAATGGTTATACGAAGCAATCACAGAAACCTACATCCCTCTCCTGCAAGTTTTTGAAGGTCTCAAGCGGGACGGTATCGATTTTAAAATGACCATGAGCATGACTCCGCCTTTGGTGTCGATGCTGCGGGATCCGTTACTGCAAGAGCGTTATGAAGAACACTTAGGCAAGTTAGAAGAATTAATTGCTAAAGAAATCGACCATAATCAACATAATGGCCATATTCGCTACTTAGCCGAATATTACGCTGAATCTTTCCAAAGTATCCGACAAACTTGGGAAAAATACGATCGAGATCTGGTCAAAGCCTTTAAACAATTCCTCGACAGTAATAACCTAGAAATTATCACCTGTGGTGCGACCCATGGTTATATGCCCCTGATGAAAATGTACCCACAAGCGGTGTGGGCGCAAATTGAGGTGGCCTGTCAACACTACGAAGAAAATTTCGGTCGTCGTCCCAAGGGCATTTGGTTGCCGGAATGTGCCTACTATGAAGGGGTAGAAAGAATGTTAGCCGATGCGGGCATTCGTTACTTCCTCGTCGATGGCCACGGTATTCTCTACGGTCGTCCGCGTCCCCGTTACGGCAGTTACGCGCCCATTTTCACAGAAACTGGGGTGGCTGCTTTCGGTCGTGACCATGAATCTTCCCAACAGGTGTGGTCTTCCCAAGTCGGTTATCCGGGGGATATAGTTTATCGGGAATTCTATAAAGATTTGGGCTGGGAAGCGGAATACGAGTATATTAAGCCCTATATCATGCCCAACGGTCAACGCAAGAATATAGGCATTAAATACCACAAAATCACTAGCCGGGACGGTGGTTTATCGGAAAAAGGGCTTTATGACCCCTACTGGGCCAAAGAAAAAGCCGCCGAACACGCGGGCAATTTTATGTATAATCGCGAGCGGCAGGTGGAGAGTTTAGCGGGAATTATGGGCCGTCCTCCCCTGGTTGTTTCTCCCTACGATGCCGAGTTATTCGGTCACTGGTGGTATGAGGGACCCTGGTTTATTGATTTTCTGTTCCGCAAGTCTTGGTATGACCAAAATATCTACCAAATGACCCATTTAGCCGATTATCTCCGGTCTAACCCGACCCAGCAGGTCTGTCGTCCTTCCCAATCCAGTTGGGGTTATAAGGGTTTCCATGAATACTGGCTGAATGAAACTAATGCTTGGATCTATCCTCACCTACACAAAGGCACGGAACGGATGATTGAATTAAGTCATCATGAAGCGGAGGATGAATTGCAGGAACGGGCTTTAAATCAGGCGGCCCGGGAGTTATTATTAGCACAATCTTCTGATTGGGCGTTTATTATGCGAACCGGTACGATGGTTCCCTATGCTGTCCGGCGCACTCGTTCCCACCTGCTGCGGTTAAATAAAATCTATGAAGATGTGAAATCCGAGAAGATTGATGCCGGTTGGCTGGAAAAAGTCGAGGAAATCGACAATATTTTCCCCAATATCGATTATCGCGTCTATCGACCCCTGTAA
- a CDS encoding RNA-guided endonuclease InsQ/TnpB family protein: MKARYQYRIYPTDQQKRLLSQLFGCVRIVWNDTLAYCQELYRQGEKKPKYTELSKRLTQIKKTTEKVWLTEVSSIPLQQSLRDLETAYSNFFASCKGERKGRKVKPPKFKKRKSKQSARFTDNGFTINQYHVTLAKIGDLRIVWSRPLPSKPSSVTVIKDAADRYFLSFVVEIQPEILPNNGESVGIDLGIATFATLSTGEKIDAPKPLKKQLKRLRKAQKNLSRKQKGSNRREKARKRVAKIHAKIKDTRTDFLQKLSTRVVRENQTIILEDLNTSGMVKNRKLSRAISDLGWRSFRDMLSAKSDKYGRNFRIISRWEPTSQRCSCCGNIGGKKALNIREWECLFCGTFHDRDVNAAINIKVAGGQSETLNGRGGQHKTSVKEAASREASTQRSVVQLSLFDLPVITVRPRR, from the coding sequence ATGAAAGCGAGGTATCAATACCGTATTTACCCAACAGACCAACAAAAGAGGCTTTTGTCTCAATTGTTCGGGTGTGTGCGCATTGTCTGGAACGATACCTTAGCTTACTGTCAAGAACTCTATCGACAAGGGGAGAAAAAGCCAAAATATACCGAGTTATCTAAAAGACTAACTCAAATTAAAAAGACGACAGAAAAAGTCTGGCTGACCGAGGTTTCTTCTATCCCTTTACAACAGTCTTTGAGAGACTTAGAGACAGCCTATTCTAACTTTTTTGCATCTTGCAAGGGAGAGAGAAAAGGAAGAAAAGTAAAACCTCCTAAATTTAAGAAGCGTAAATCTAAACAATCAGCGAGATTTACTGACAATGGTTTTACCATCAATCAATATCACGTTACTTTAGCCAAAATCGGTGATTTAAGAATCGTTTGGAGTCGCCCATTACCCTCTAAACCTTCTAGCGTTACCGTGATTAAAGATGCAGCAGATCGCTATTTTCTCAGCTTTGTTGTCGAGATTCAGCCCGAAATACTTCCTAATAACGGGGAGTCCGTGGGAATCGATCTAGGGATTGCTACTTTTGCGACTCTCTCAACAGGGGAAAAGATAGACGCACCGAAACCGTTAAAGAAACAATTAAAACGGCTAAGAAAGGCACAGAAAAACCTTTCTAGAAAGCAAAAAGGAAGTAACCGACGGGAAAAAGCTAGGAAACGAGTAGCTAAAATCCACGCAAAGATTAAGGACACTCGTACTGATTTCTTGCAGAAACTATCCACTAGAGTTGTTCGTGAAAATCAAACGATAATTTTAGAGGATTTAAACACATCGGGAATGGTTAAAAATCGTAAGTTATCCCGTGCCATATCAGACTTAGGATGGCGTTCTTTCCGAGATATGCTATCGGCAAAATCTGATAAATATGGGCGTAATTTTCGGATAATTTCCCGATGGGAGCCAACGTCTCAGCGATGTTCCTGTTGTGGGAATATTGGCGGGAAAAAAGCGTTAAATATCCGTGAGTGGGAATGTCTTTTCTGTGGGACTTTTCATGATCGAGACGTGAACGCCGCAATTAATATCAAGGTCGCCGGTGGGCAATCGGAGACTTTAAACGGGCGTGGAGGACAGCATAAGACTTCTGTTAAAGAAGCAGCATCTCGTGAAGCGTCAACCCAGCGGTCGGTCGTTCAATTAAGTTTGTTTGATCTGCCGGTCATCACCGTCCGGCCCCGGCGGTGA
- the cruG gene encoding 2'-O-glycosyltransferase CruG, with product MLTEIILGAFCLGLLLSQAVAFFILLSRLLKGARRRPPLTPQPPTPEMLGTVSVIVPTLNEVARIDGCLQGLSQQSYEVREILIVDSNSQDGTREKVKEIAAKDPRFRLKTDYPLPPDWVGRPWALHNGFLFSSPKSDWILGIDADTQPQANLVASLVKAAIAEGYDLVSLSPQFILSYPGEWWLQPALLMTLLYRFDAAGVREQDPERVMANGQCFLCRRSVLAALDGYSGAKGSFCDDVTLARLAATKGYRVGFLDGAKLIRVRMYEGLKETWREWGRSLDLKDASYQGQLWGDLALLALTQGLPIIITPLLLTALIFGYNFLSLKIVLTLNLLLLLIRFALLLAVSPSYYRGEKVNLSSGLFWLSPLADPLAVIRIFVSAFTRPQSWRGRVYQ from the coding sequence TTGTTAACTGAGATAATTCTCGGTGCATTCTGCCTGGGGCTACTGCTGTCTCAGGCTGTTGCCTTTTTTATCCTTCTTTCCCGTCTGCTAAAAGGGGCGCGTCGTCGTCCTCCCCTGACTCCCCAACCCCCCACCCCGGAGATGTTAGGGACAGTAAGCGTGATTGTGCCGACGTTAAACGAAGTGGCCAGGATTGACGGTTGTTTACAGGGATTGAGTCAACAGAGTTACGAAGTGCGAGAAATTCTGATTGTCGATAGCAATTCCCAAGATGGTACGCGGGAAAAAGTCAAAGAGATAGCGGCAAAAGACCCCCGCTTTCGCTTGAAAACCGATTATCCTTTGCCCCCCGATTGGGTAGGTCGTCCCTGGGCGTTACACAATGGTTTTTTGTTTAGTTCTCCTAAAAGTGACTGGATTTTGGGCATTGATGCCGATACCCAACCCCAAGCAAATTTAGTGGCTAGTTTAGTTAAAGCTGCGATCGCAGAAGGTTACGATTTAGTTTCCCTGTCGCCGCAATTTATCCTCTCCTATCCGGGAGAATGGTGGTTACAGCCAGCTTTATTGATGACTTTGCTCTATCGCTTTGATGCGGCCGGAGTGCGCGAGCAAGATCCCGAAAGAGTGATGGCCAATGGTCAATGTTTTCTCTGCCGGCGGTCAGTTTTAGCGGCTTTAGACGGTTATAGCGGGGCAAAAGGTTCTTTTTGCGATGATGTCACCCTGGCCCGTCTAGCGGCAACGAAAGGCTATCGGGTGGGATTTCTCGATGGGGCGAAGTTGATTCGCGTGCGGATGTACGAAGGACTTAAGGAAACTTGGCGCGAATGGGGCAGATCTCTTGACCTCAAAGATGCCTCCTATCAGGGGCAATTATGGGGCGATTTAGCTTTATTAGCTCTTACTCAGGGATTACCGATAATTATCACTCCTTTACTGCTCACAGCTTTGATTTTTGGCTACAATTTCCTGAGTTTAAAAATTGTCTTGACTTTAAACCTGCTGCTGTTATTGATTCGTTTTGCCCTTTTATTGGCTGTCTCTCCTAGCTACTATCGGGGCGAAAAAGTCAATCTATCTTCAGGATTATTTTGGCTATCTCCCCTAGCAGATCCGCTGGCAGTTATCCGCATTTTTGTCTCTGCTTTTACCCGTCCCCAAAGTTGGCGCGGTCGAGTGTATCAGTAA
- the cruF gene encoding gamma-carotene 1'-hydroxylase CruF, translating into MRRLIAIEKALLIGHIVSMAFGLAGLLLVLPHPEFVANLPDFGKTAFAWSMAGGGVVYMVLGMAAVAVYAYRTLGVWHWLGFMVPAISLSLCSELLGTSTGFPFGHYRYLSGLGYKIAGLVPFTIPLSWFYLGFSAYIIARVGLSTLAIPQWLQNLGAIAIGAVLLTSWDFVLDPAMSQSTIPFWIWEQPGAFFGMPYENFTGWFGTGCVFMTVATLIWQVQPVKLPSQDLTLPFVMYLGNFGFATVMSIGAGIYPPIFLGLLTGILPLILLYNRAKAVASGQTVATSEVTTLKIPVVSVRGAK; encoded by the coding sequence ATGAGACGACTAATTGCGATCGAAAAAGCTCTGCTCATCGGTCATATCGTATCGATGGCTTTTGGACTAGCGGGATTGTTGCTAGTTTTGCCCCATCCCGAATTTGTGGCCAATTTACCAGATTTTGGCAAAACTGCCTTTGCTTGGTCAATGGCCGGGGGGGGTGTGGTGTATATGGTGTTAGGAATGGCAGCGGTGGCTGTTTATGCCTATCGGACTCTAGGAGTGTGGCACTGGTTAGGATTCATGGTTCCCGCTATCAGTTTATCCCTTTGTAGCGAACTTTTGGGAACCAGTACCGGCTTTCCTTTCGGTCATTATCGTTATCTTTCGGGCTTAGGTTACAAAATTGCGGGTTTAGTACCCTTTACTATCCCCCTATCTTGGTTTTATCTCGGTTTTAGTGCCTATATTATCGCTCGTGTTGGTTTATCCACTCTTGCTATACCCCAGTGGCTACAAAATCTAGGAGCGATCGCTATCGGGGCGGTATTATTAACTTCCTGGGATTTTGTCCTAGATCCGGCCATGAGTCAAAGTACCATCCCCTTCTGGATTTGGGAACAACCGGGGGCCTTCTTTGGGATGCCCTATGAAAATTTTACTGGTTGGTTCGGTACAGGTTGTGTTTTTATGACGGTAGCCACTTTAATTTGGCAAGTGCAACCGGTGAAACTGCCAAGTCAAGATTTAACCCTGCCTTTTGTGATGTATTTGGGTAATTTTGGCTTTGCTACGGTCATGAGTATCGGTGCTGGTATTTATCCGCCGATTTTCTTAGGATTACTCACCGGTATTCTGCCTTTAATACTCCTCTATAATCGCGCCAAGGCTGTTGCTTCCGGGCAAACAGTGGCAACCAGCGAAGTAACAACCCTAAAAATCCCCGTTGTTTCGGTGAGAGGAGCCAAATAA
- a CDS encoding serine/threonine protein kinase: MSAESRHRSLLANRYQLVELIGSGAMGQVYRAEDKLLGGVTVAVKLLSQTLLSQRMRERFEREATISALLGEKSLHIVKVRDYGVDDKEVPFYVMEFLPGESVSEIIKHQPLPLPRFLNLTRQICFGLECAHNGIILQGEMCPIIHRDIKPSNIMVIQDSGLGELVKILDFGIAKLIQSGESQTQSFMGTLAYCSPEQMEGKELDHRSDIYSFGIMMYEMLTGETPVFPNNPSFGSWYEVHHYAEPRSFNSSLQLPPELEQLILRCLAKAPSDRPSSVTDILQRLERLEPLVKNEIVKKTDDYTSKIKTLDDLNQTIVSAANARDICLKSSWPEDKPRQKIVFSRCLRAADGVFASLWVMLAREDIAVRVASVRYNQFLFLPTPHPMILWITVLYHRQWGPRWLPCYLDLKTPQGQKMTKTLAETGQYWILFFPLEGGPICENVITANIPANQCQILQQWVRDSQLASVGSPQISKRMLKQKLEQLKPQILAKLESELAGQP, from the coding sequence ATGTCGGCAGAATCTAGACATCGGAGCTTACTTGCCAATCGATACCAACTGGTCGAGTTGATCGGTAGCGGCGCCATGGGACAAGTATATCGAGCAGAAGATAAACTATTAGGTGGCGTAACCGTCGCCGTGAAATTACTCTCGCAAACTCTCCTCAGCCAAAGAATGCGTGAGCGCTTCGAGCGAGAGGCGACTATTTCGGCACTTTTAGGCGAAAAAAGTCTTCATATTGTTAAAGTTCGTGATTATGGTGTAGATGACAAGGAAGTCCCCTTCTACGTCATGGAATTTTTGCCGGGGGAGAGCGTGAGTGAAATCATCAAACATCAGCCGCTGCCCCTCCCGCGCTTTCTCAATCTCACCCGTCAGATTTGTTTCGGCCTGGAATGCGCCCATAACGGTATTATCTTGCAAGGGGAGATGTGTCCGATTATTCACCGGGACATCAAACCAAGCAATATTATGGTGATTCAGGACTCAGGATTAGGGGAATTGGTGAAAATTCTCGATTTTGGCATCGCTAAACTCATCCAATCAGGAGAATCCCAAACCCAATCGTTTATGGGAACCTTAGCCTATTGTTCCCCAGAACAGATGGAAGGTAAAGAACTCGATCATCGTTCCGATATCTACAGTTTTGGGATTATGATGTACGAGATGCTCACGGGAGAAACGCCCGTTTTTCCCAATAATCCCTCCTTTGGCAGTTGGTATGAGGTTCACCACTACGCCGAACCCCGTTCCTTTAATTCTAGCTTGCAATTACCGCCAGAATTAGAACAGTTAATCCTGCGCTGCTTGGCCAAAGCACCCAGCGATCGCCCTTCAAGTGTTACAGATATACTACAACGTCTCGAACGACTTGAACCCCTAGTCAAAAATGAAATAGTCAAAAAAACCGACGATTACACCAGCAAAATCAAAACCCTTGATGATTTAAATCAAACCATTGTTTCTGCTGCTAATGCGAGGGATATCTGTCTCAAGTCCAGTTGGCCCGAGGATAAACCGCGCCAAAAAATTGTCTTCTCACGCTGTCTCCGGGCTGCTGACGGCGTTTTTGCCAGTTTATGGGTAATGTTGGCTCGAGAGGATATCGCCGTCCGGGTTGCTAGTGTCCGTTATAATCAATTCCTCTTTTTACCCACACCTCACCCGATGATTCTCTGGATTACTGTCCTCTATCATCGTCAATGGGGACCCCGCTGGTTGCCCTGTTATTTGGACTTAAAAACCCCCCAAGGTCAAAAAATGACCAAAACCCTCGCCGAAACCGGTCAATACTGGATTTTATTTTTCCCCCTCGAAGGCGGCCCTATCTGTGAAAATGTGATCACCGCTAATATTCCCGCCAATCAATGCCAAATTTTGCAGCAATGGGTGAGAGATAGTCAATTAGCCTCAGTGGGCAGCCCGCAAATTAGCAAGCGGATGTTAAAACAGAAACTCGAGCAACTTAAACCCCAGATTCTGGCCAAATTAGAGTCGGAACTGGCCGGGCAGCCCTAA